The genomic window TACAAAGAAAATTTCTAAATACTCCATTAAGAAAGGAGATACAAGATAAGATACCATTAGGGAAACAATTATTATATTTACATGTAATTATAAAAACTAAGTTTTTAAAAGATGGAGGCTTAGTTTACCAAGATAAAGGGGGGAATTTTTTTGCCTTTGATGATGAAACACAAGAACCGTTATTAACAAATAAATATGATTCTTATATTGATGCAGGGCCAGATTGGAAAGCATATCTTATATGCGAATATAAAATGGGTATCGAAAAAACAAATGATTATTATTTTTTAAATTTAACAATAACTCCAGTTTATGATATGGATATTACTATTGAGTGTAAAGCTGTAAATAAAAATTAATTTAAAGAGGTGAAAAAGTGAAAAGACGAATAATTTATAAAGAAAATAAGTTGAATAAAGAAACAGAAATAATTTGTATAGAGCTTGCAGATAAATTAGAAGATGTAGAATTAAAAATTTTAGATTTAGACTATGAACAGGATAAGGACAAGTTTGACAGAGTTAAAAAAATGCATATTGAGAATGGGAAAATAGTTTTTGATGAGTTATACCCAGATGTAAATAAAGAACTGCAAAAAGAATTACTTGATACACAAGAAATTATAATAAATCAAAAATATAAAGAATTAGTAGGAGGATTAAAAGATGAAACTATATGATATATTAAAAAATTTAATTGAACATGGAAGATTTGAAAAGGAAGATATGACAAAGAAATTAAATGTATTTTATACTTTTAATCAGATAACAACAGAAGAATATACAGAGCTTATGCAAAAAGTAAATCCAACATTACCAGAAAACATAGCAGAGGATTCTAAAGAGGAAGTTGTTACACAATAGGTAATTAATGCGACTTAAAGCTAAATATTTTAAAGGGGATGAGAAATTGGAAAAATTAAAAGGATATATTAAAAAAGATAACTTAGATAAACAATTGATTTCTGATACCATAACTAAAATAAATACAGCACAAGACAGAGCAAATAGTGCTTATAGTCTTGCAAATTCTAAACAAGATAAACTTAGTATAAGTAGTTCTACAACATCTACAAGCACAACAGATGTTGCTAATAGTTATGCTGTAAAGCAAGCAATGGACAAGGCAAATGAGGCTTTTCAATCAGCCAGTGATGGGAAAAATCAGATAGCTTCAGCAATAAGCAGTAAAGGTGGTTCAGCATCTTCTTCTGATTCTTTCTATACACTGGCGAGCGCAATAAAAAATATAAAAAGTGGAAGTGAAGAGACTAGCGGAAAAACAGAAAGAACTGGTAATGCTTTTATAATATCAAATATTGGTTTTAGACCTTCAACAATCATCTTTAGGTTTCATAGTTATCCTAGTAATACAAACGGTGTAATTGTTAATGGCATCTATTCATCGGTAATAAGTCAATTAATAATCTCAGTATCAGATAAAACTGATCGAGTTAATTTAATTACAAGCTTTTTTTCTTTAAATAAAAATTATAACGGTTTTACATTAAAAGAAAATGGTTCGCCTACCTATATCGGCCCAACATGGTCTAGTGCCTTGGAATGGATAGCATTTGAATAAAATTATAGAAAAGACTAATGTTATGGTTAACTATAAACAAAGATAATTATGTAATGTAGACAGTGGGTATCAAAAAGATATACAGAAAATAGATTCTATAGATAAAACTTCTGGATTTTTATACAAATAGTTTTTAAGCTCTATTTAAAATAACATCTAATTTATTTAATTGTTTTTATAAAATAATAGGTATTCTAAATAACCTTAAAACTATTGCTAGTAAAACCTAAGTTAATAACAATTATATAAATTGTAGCTAGTTTAACAATGTGTATATTACACTATGCTATACAACTACAAACCCAATAAACTAACCCACTCACACCACACATAAGGTGTATTTTTTATGCGAAAATTT from Clostridium sp. MB40-C1 includes these protein-coding regions:
- a CDS encoding tail fiber protein, whose protein sequence is MEKLKGYIKKDNLDKQLISDTITKINTAQDRANSAYSLANSKQDKLSISSSTTSTSTTDVANSYAVKQAMDKANEAFQSASDGKNQIASAISSKGGSASSSDSFYTLASAIKNIKSGSEETSGKTERTGNAFIISNIGFRPSTIIFRFHSYPSNTNGVIVNGIYSSVISQLIISVSDKTDRVNLITSFFSLNKNYNGFTLKENGSPTYIGPTWSSALEWIAFE